Proteins from a genomic interval of Diospyros lotus cultivar Yz01 chromosome 6, ASM1463336v1, whole genome shotgun sequence:
- the LOC127804487 gene encoding uncharacterized protein LOC127804487, giving the protein MGHRRFLEDMSHHFRLDKKNFDGTIENRVAPPQLSGYDVFKDVEFVKKMYGNRENSGASVGRGMGGWKKHSIFFELPYWQDNLIRHNLDVMHIEKNVCDNIIWTLLNVSGKSKDNLKARLDLKELGIRKKLHPEDRLGGKKYLPPTSFTLNREQKHIFLKVLKSIKSPDGFSSNISRRVQLKEHTMSGLKSHDNHVLMQHLLPLAIRRVFKRKYVSKTLIELCNYFKQLCSKNITVDECNQLRSRIILVLCHLEKIFLPSFFNIMEHLVVHLPDEVQIAGPVMFRWMYPVERFLLTLKKYVRTRSHPERSIAEGYLAEECLTFCVRTHLQSIRLERRGASNREITQKHYENFPSWFQKHVYELQVSGHNVPNEVKTLATGPHSWAWKYSGYIVNGFKFHTRRREKRRMTQNSGVLLTANTESYASSKDKRPISGDVTFYGVLTDVVEIQYSNEFKFILFKCDWVDNNRGMKVDSLNFITVNFNCLMYQENKPTDEPFILATQASQVWYVADPLDEEWHVVMKMTPRDLYNMGKRNVVGSCDEEDALITNHVEINNDQSLHAELGESDEDYSSGESDEDGMLVDISDDDDNSIHYTAHSDDNDF; this is encoded by the exons ATGGGTCACCGTAGATTCTTGGAGGACATGAGTCATCATTTTCGGTTAGACAAGAAGAATTTTGATGGAACCATTGAAAACCGTGTTGCTCCTCCTCAGTTATCTGGCTACGATGTATTCAAAGATGTTGAATTTGTTAAGAAGATGTATGGAAACCGTGAGAATTCTGGCGCTAGTGTTGGGAGAGGAATGGGTGGTTGGAAAAAACATAGTATATTCTTTGAGCTTCCATATTGGCAAGACAATTTGATCCGACATAATCTCGACGTCATGcacattgagaaaaatgtttgtgACAACATAATTTGGACGTTATTAAATGTTTCAGGTAAATCAAAGGACAACTTGAAAGCACGTCTTGATTTGAAAGAACTAGGGATAAGAAAAAAGTTGCATCCTGAAGATCGTTTAGGTGGGAAGAAGTATTTACCTCCTACATCTTTCACGTTGAATCgagaacaaaaacatatatttttgaaagtattgaaaagtataaaatcACCCGATGGATTCTCATCAAACATATCACGTCGTGTCCAACTCAAAGAACACACAATGAGTGGACTTAAGAGCCATGACAATCATGTTTTGATGCAACATTTGCTTCCATTGGCAATTAGGAGGGTGTTCAAGAGAAAGTATGTCagtaaaactttgattgaattATGCAATTACTTTAAACAGTTGTGTTCTAAAAACATTACAGTAGACGAGTGTAACCAATTGAGGTCACGCATTATATTGGTGCTTTGTCACCTCGAGAAAATATTTCTACCGAGCTTCTTCAATATAATGGAGCATTTAGTTGTTCACCTGCCTGACGAAGTCCAAATTGCGGGACCGGTAATGTTCCGGTGGATGTATCCAGTTGAGAG GTTCTTATTGACATTGAAAAAGTATGTAAGGACTAGAAGTCATCCAGAAAGATCTATTGCTGAAGGTTATTTGGCAGAAGAGTGTTTGACTTTTTGTGTAAG GACACACTTACAATCCATTAGATTGGAAAGAAGAGGTGCTAGCAATCGTGAAATTACACAAAAACACTATGAAAACTTCCCATCATGGTTTCAAAAACAT GTTTATGAATTGCAAGTAAGTGGTCACAATGTACCCAATGAAGTGAAAACATTAGCTACTGGGCCTCACTCATGGGCATGGAAGTATTCTGGGTACATCGTAAATGGATTCAAATTTCACACGAGGCGTCgagaaaagagaagaatgaCTCAAAACAGTGGAGTATTACTAACTGCAAATACTGAAAGTTATGCTAGTTCAAAAGATAAACGTCCTATCAGTGGTGATGTTACCTTTTATGGAGTCCTAACAGATGTTGTTGAGATACAATACTCTAacgaattcaaatttattttgtttaagtgTGATTGGGTTGACAATAACAGAGGGATGAAGGTTGACAGTTTGAATTTCAtaactgtaaattttaattgtttaatgtaTCAAGAGAATAAACCAACAGACGAACCTTTTATACTTGCAACTCAAGCATCACAAGTGTGGTATGTGGCTGATCCTCTTGATGAAGAATGGCACGTTGTCATGAAGATGACACCTAGAGATTTGTATAACATGGGTAAAAGAAATGTGGTAGGGAGCTGTGACGAGGAAGATGCTTTAATTACTAATCATGTTGAAATCAACAATGATCAGTCCTTACATGCAGAGTTAGGAGAATCTGATGAAGATTACTCTTCTGGAGAATCTGATGAGGATGGTATGCTAGTCGATATATCAGATGATGACGACAATTCCATTCATTATACTGCACATAGTGATGATAATGATTTCTAA